The bacterium genome contains the following window.
ATGATTAATGATGGATCGCCGGATATTTGGGAGAATACAGTTTCATTAACTGCTCATGAACTCGCACATCAATATTTTCCTTTTTATGTCGGTACAAACGAAAAGAAATATGCTTTTATGGATGAAGGCTGGGCTGTCTTTCTTCCTTTCGATTATATGGAGAAACTAACCAGTATCAATTCAAGATTGATTAGCAATGTCGGAAATTATGAATACATTGCAGGGACAGAAGATGATTACCCGGCGATGATACCTTCTGTTAATATGCCTTACAATTCGTACCGAAGCTCTGCTTACGATCGTTCTTCAATTTCGTATAACATATTGCGTGAATTACTTGGCGATGAAATATTTTTTAATGCATTGCGTGAGTACATCAACAGGTGGAAAGAGAAACATCCAACTCCTTATGATTTCTTTTTTACATTCAATGATGTTGCAGGACAAAACTTGAACTGGTTCTGGAAGCCATGGTTTTTTGATAAAGGTTTTCCCGATTTAGCGATCGACAGAGTATTGATGAATGAAAAATCAGCTGAAGTAACGATAAAAAAAATAGGTAATATACCAACTCCGGTAAAACTTAAGCTGACTTATGAGGATGAATCAGTACAGGAGATATTTTTTCCAGCTGATACCTGGAAAAATGGCAATAAAGAATTTTCAACAAGGATTGAAATAAACGGAACACTAAAACAAATCGAACTCGGTGATTTAACAATTCCCGATTCTGATCGTGAAAATAACTTGTTTATAGTTCACTAAGCGGAAAGGTTATTCTTCTTTTTTCTTTTTAGGTCTGCCTCTTTTTTTCGGAGCTTCCTCTACAGGTTTTTCTTCAGCAATCTCCTCCGTTTTTGCTGTTTCAACTTTCTCTTTCTCAACAACAAGTGATGGAGTTGAAGCAGGAACTTGAGTTATTGGTTCTTCTTTAATTTCCGGAACGGGAACTTCTTCTTTAATTTCTTTTATCTCTGGTTCTTTAAAAGCAATTTCCTGAACAGGAGGTTCTACAACTGCAACTGGAGTTACAAATTCTGGTTCAGATTTAACTGGCTTTTTTTGTTCGATTGGTTTTGGTTTGTCTTCGACTTTCTTTGCTATAACTATCTTTCGTCCACTTTTCCGCGTTCGGGTTTTTCCATATGAGTGGCGGAATCTTTTGCCCTTTTTTGATTTTTTATCACCTTTTCCCATTAAATTCTCTCCACATTTTTTATGATGAAATATTGCCCTCACAATAATACTTTTCAAAGTGCAAAATTTCAAAGAGAATACGACCTCAAAACATATTTTATTCTGAGGGATGAGTTGTAATGCTCAGCAATAATTGCTTAAATGTGTCGATTATTTAGCTTTTGAAGGGTTGAATACGCGAAAGGTAGTTATAAGCCAAATAAAATATGCAGTTAAAAAAATTATCCAGTTGAAATAAGTCGGTCTTACGGTTGTTAAATCTCCGGTTCCACTAATGATGATGCTGATACTATCTTCCATGAAAGTGAACAAAATAATCATCATTGATAATATGATAAATATCCAGTCCACCTTTCTAATTCTAAATTGTTTTTCTTTTACCAAAAAGTAACCTGTCACGATTAGCAGCAGAGAAATCAAAACTGGTGCAAGCACCGGTCCCCACCAGGGTAAAGGAATAAGAAAAAGTATATCCCATTCAAATAAAGATTTTGGCCACTGAATAAAAACGAATAACCAGATATAATAGAAGATATCCCAGACT
Protein-coding sequences here:
- a CDS encoding 30S ribosomal protein THX; translation: MGKGDKKSKKGKRFRHSYGKTRTRKSGRKIVIAKKVEDKPKPIEQKKPVKSEPEFVTPVAVVEPPVQEIAFKEPEIKEIKEEVPVPEIKEEPITQVPASTPSLVVEKEKVETAKTEEIAEEKPVEEAPKKRGRPKKKKEE